The following are from one region of the Vitis riparia cultivar Riparia Gloire de Montpellier isolate 1030 chromosome 9, EGFV_Vit.rip_1.0, whole genome shotgun sequence genome:
- the LOC117922755 gene encoding putative leucine-rich repeat receptor-like serine/threonine-protein kinase At2g19230 → MEMLLRVLSFLALNMLLHVHAQTGFISIDCGVDEDYIDNTTKLFYSSDANFIDSGENKNIPYDFTSTIYEKQLTNVRSFPKGVKNCYTLPADQGKDNKYLIRAVFMCGNVQEYNNQLPEFKLYLGVEEWDSVTFNSSYNIVRREIIYVPKTDEIYVCLVNTDSGTPFISALELRPIDDSIYNKTQSGSLVLFNRYNFGSETSETVRYGDDVLDRIWGPYSWSSGESIKASYSSSGLSENQFKLPAKVMETAVKPVNGTSLDFYLDGIDSSQEFYVYLHVAEIETLVQGQIREFTVSVNKETISSAIQPRYMIADTYFTQSSLSGSELNFSLSQTNQSTLPPIMNALEIYMIKEFVQLPTEQRNVDAMKKIKSVYQVTKSSWQGDPCLPRNYSWDGLICSDNGYNAPSITSLNLSSSNLAGKIDKSFSNLTSLQYLDLSYNSLSGEVPEFLSEMSSLKTLNLSGNKLTGSVPSALLTKSNDGTLSLSLDGNPDLCKTNSCNTKTKKKNSVVVPVVASIASVVVLLGAIFAVYWRFIGGGRCGKPAGVKPNDRDNVSQLEFQKPDVPNEEENWDSELEEIQKEVIETSGKLEARKQRLSYSEVKRITNNFEKVIGKGGSGLVYNGRLSNDIKVAVKKLSPSLHQAFEQFQNEAQLLSTIHHRNLVSLIGYCDEGSNMLLIYEYMANGNLKEHISGKNGSVLSWEQRVQIAIEAAQALEYLHDGCNPSIIHRDVKAANILLNEKMQAKVADFGWSRSMPSENQSHVSATFVVGTSGYLDPEYNRTGKLTKESDVYSFGIVLLELISGRSAKIEDNRSILDWFYPVFESGKLEDIVDPRLQGIFSTNSAWRAVETANSCIPLRSIERQTMSYVVNELKECLKLLEMSSPSNTGVTITRPIGTETGPQAR, encoded by the exons ATGGAAATGCTACTTCGGGTTCTTAGTTTTCTAGCTCTTAATATGCTTCTTCATGTGCATGCTCAAACAG GATTCATAAGCATTGATTGTGGAGTGGATGAGGACTACATAGATAACACAACCAAACTATTTTACAGTtcggatgcaaacttcatagaCAGTGGAGAAAACAAGAACATCCCTTATGATTTCACGTCCACAATTTATGAAAAACAGCTCACAAATGTTCGAAGCTTCCCGAAAGGAGTCAAGAACTGCTACACCCTACCAGCAGACCAAGGCAAAGATAATAAGTACTTGATCAGAGCTGTATTCATGTGCGGTAATGTTCAAGAGTACAATAATCAGCTTCCAGAGTTCAAACTATATCTGGGTGTCGAGGAATGGGACTCAGTGACATTCAACTCGTCCTATAATATCGTCCGCAGGGAAATCATATATGTCCCTAAAACAGATGAAATATATGTGTGTCTTGTTAATACTGATTCTGGGACACCTTTCATTTCTGCATTAGAGCTCAGGCCAATTGATGATTCCATTTATAACAAAACTCAATCTGGATCGCTGGTACTTTTTAACAGGTACAATTTTGGTTCAGAAACCAGTGAGACAGTCAG ATATGGAGACGATGTGTTGGATCGCATCTGGGGACCCTACAGTTGGTCTTCTGGGGAATCCATCAAAGCATCCTATAGTAGTTCTGGGTTAAgtgaaaatcaatttaaactTCCGGCCAAGGTAATGGAGACCGCGGTAAAACCTGTGAATGGAACTTCGTTGGACTTCTATTTGGATGGGATTGATTCATCTCAAGAATTTTACGTATATTTGCATGTTGCTGAGATTGAGACATTGGTGCAAGGCCAGATCAGAGAGTTTACCGTTTCAgtgaataaggaaacaatttcTAGTGCTATCCAACCTCGGTACATGATTGCAGATACTTATTTTACTCAATCTTCCTTAAGTGGAAGTGAGCTGAATTTTTCACTTTCCCAGACAAATCAATCCACACTTCCACCCATTATGAATGCTCTGGAGATTTACATGATAAAAGAATTCGTACAGTTGCCCACTGAACAACGTAATG TTGATGCTATGAAGAAAATCAAGTCAGTATACCAGGTGACGAAGAGTAGTTGGCAAGGAGATCCATGTCTCCCAAGAAATTACTCGTGGGATGGCCTGATCTGCAGCGATAATGGTTATAATGCCCCTAGTATCACCTCACT GAACCTATCATCTAGCAATTTGGCTGGGAAGATAGATAAATCATTCTCCAATCTCACTTCGTTACAATATTT GGATTTATCTTACAATAGTCTAAGTGGAGAAGTGCCAGAATTTCTATCTGAAATGTCTTCCTTGAAGACCCT GAACTTATCAGGGAATAAATTGACAGGTTCGGTTCCTTCGGCCCTCCTCACAAAATCCAACGATGGAACCCTGTCTTTAAG TTTGGATGGGAATCCGGATCTTTGTAAAACCAACTCGTGCAATACAAAGACGAAAAAGAAGAACTCAGTTGTTGTTCCTGTAGTTGCATCCATTGCTTCAGTTGTGGTCCTCTTAGGTGCAATATTTGCAGTCTATTGGCGCTTCATAGGAGGCGGAAGATGTG GTAAACCTGCTGGAGTGAAACCCAATGATCGAGATAATGTGTCACAATTGGAGTTCCAGAAACCAGATGTACCTAATGAAGAAGAGAACTGGGATTCGGAGTTAGAAGAAATACAAAAGGAAGTGATCGAAACTAGTGGAAAGCTGGAGGCAAGGAAGCAACGTCTTAGTTATTCTGAGGTTAAAAGGATCACCAACAACTTTGAAAAAGTGATCGGAAAGGGAGGATCTGGATTGGTTTACAATGGCCGTTTAAGCAATGACATTAAAGTTGCGGTCAAGAAGCTGTCACCTTCTTTGCATCAAGCTTTTGAGCAATTTCAGAATGAG GCTCAGCTGTTGTCAACAATTCATCATAGAAACTTGGTTTCTCTAATAGGGTACTGCGATGAGGGTTCAAACATGTTGCTAATTTATGAGTATATGGCTAATGGGAACTTGAAAGAGCATATATCAG GTAAAAATGGGTCGGTGTTGAGTTGGGAACAAAGAGTTCAAATAGCAATTGAGGCAGCACAAG CACTGGAATATTTACATGATGGTTGCAATCCATCCATAATTCACAGAGATGTTAAGGCTGCCAACATcttattgaatgaaaaaatgCAAGCCAAAGTAGCAGATTTTGGGTGGTCCAGAAGCATGCCCTCTGAAAATCAATCTCATGTATCAGCAACCTTTGTTGTCGGCACTTCTGGGTACCTTGACCCTGA gTACAACAGAACTGGAAAGTTGACTAAGGAAAGtgatgtttatagctttgggATTGTTCTTCTAGAGCTTATTTCCGGCCGGTCTGCGAAAATTGAGGACAATCGCAGCATATTGGATTGGTTCTATCCTGTTTTTGAAAGTGGGAAATTAGAAGACATTGTGGATCCAAGGTTACAAGGAATCTTCAGTACTAACTCAGCCTGGAGAGCTGTAGAGACAGCAAACTCTTGCATACCACTCAGATCCATAGAGAGGCAAACTATGAGCTATGTAGTGAATGAATTGAAAGAGTGCCTGAAACTGCTAGAGATGAGTAGCCCTTCAAATACAGGAGTAACCATTACTCGACCTATTGGAACTGAAACCGGTCCTCAAGCAAGGTAG
- the LOC117922407 gene encoding senescence-induced receptor-like serine/threonine-protein kinase — translation MATIVYVWLVLACPQPSYPQHLAVPMANLPKNNEDDSGHPFDGARLLDFAILRPYLQHPAVSHDPSPSSSLRRELRRSMDMAFLFFGFLALLVLVHGQDQSGFISIDCGIAEGSDYKDNTTGLLYTSDAKFIDTGINGKISSKFRSATLIPQLTNVRSFPEGAKNCYTLRPKHGKNNNYLIRAFFMYGNYDSKDQPPEFKLHLGVEEWDTVNFTHSDKIVRREIIHVPKTDDIYVCLANTGSGTPFISALELRPLDSSTYTTESGSLELFARVDVGTKTNETVRYKDDVFDRIWDPISWDYWDPINSSYVSSTLSNNEYKPPSNVMSTAVIPALDSISLEFYWDTDDPSQQFYVYMYFAEVEQLETGELREFNISLNGGSWRGPIVPEKMIPTTIWNTDSISAPGSLNFSISKTDDSTRPPILNALEIYSVKQFLQSPTGQNEVDAIKKIKSVYKVMKSSWQGDPCIPRDYLWDGLICSDNGYDAPSIISLLDGNPDLCKTSSCKGKNLIVPIVSCAVSVLVLLGVFAIFWIYKRKQQQGVVVASKPNDPEEKIMRHNNRHVSYSEIVSITGNFQQVIGKGGFGKVYSGHLSDGTQVAVKMLSSPSTHGSKQCRTEAELLTRVHHRNLVSLLGYCDESPNMGLMYEYMANGNLQECLSGINASVLTWEQRLRIAIDAAQALEYLHNGCKPPIIHRDVKTANILLDEKLQAKVADFGLSRCLPPENGNCLSGSNFSTAISGTPGYLDPEYYTSLMLDEKSDVYSFGIVLLELITGQLPIIKQGEESMLHIVQWVSPIIERGEIRDIVDQRLQGDFDISSVGKAIDIAMACVTYSSTTRPTMSHVLLELKGCLNIEIAPERTRSMEEDNEKQANDSLEMIFVSTEIPKGPQER, via the exons ATGGCCACCATAGTGTACGTGTGGCTAGTTCTTGCTTGTCCTCAGCCTTCGTATCCTCAGCATCTAGCAGTCCCTATGGCCAACTTGCCAAAGAACAATGAAGATGACTCTGGACATCCATTTGATGGGGCAAGGCTGCTAGATTTTGCAATTCTTAGACCATACTTGCAACATCCTGCCGTCAGTCATGACCCAA GCCCTTCTTCTTCCTTGAGAAGGGAACTGAGGAGATCAATGGATATGGCATTTTTGTTTTTCGGGTTTTTAGCTCTTTTGGTGCTGGTTCATGGGCAGGATCAATCAG GATTCATAAGCATTGATTGTGGGATAGCTGAGGGCTCAGACTATAAGGATAATACCACTGGCCTGCTTTACACTTCGGATGCAAAATTCATAGACACTGGAATAAATGGGAAGATTTCTTCAAAGTTCAGGTCTGCAACTCTTATACCACAGCTCACAAATGTTAGAAGCTTCCCAGAAGGAGCCAAGAATTGTTACACCCTGAGACCGAAACAcggcaaaaataataattatttgatcAGGGCTTTCTTCATGTATGGAAATTATGACTCCAAGGATCAACCTCCAGAATTCAAACTACATCTTGGTGTTGAGGAATGGGACACAGTTAACTTTACCCATTCAGATAAAATTGTCAGGAGGGAAATCATTCATGTTCCAAAGACAGATGACATATATGTCTGTCTGGCAAACACTGGGTCTGGGACACCTTTTATATCTGCGTTAGAGCTGAGACCACTGGATAGTTCCACTTACACCACCGAATCTGGATCACTGGAACTCTTTGCAAGGGTTGACGTTggaacaaaaacaaatgaaacagTCAG ATACAAAGACGATGTTTTTGATCGCATTTGGGATCCGATCAGCTGGGATTATTGGGATCCCATTAATTCAAGCTATGTTAGTAGCACCTTAAGTAACAATGAGTACAAACCTCCATCCAATGTCATGTCTACTGCTGTGATACCAGCCCTCGATTCCATTTCCTTGGAGTTTTATTGGGATACAGATGATCCTAGTCAACAGTTTTATGTGTACATGTACTTCGCTGAGGTTGAGCAACTGGAAACCGGCGAGTTGAGAGAATTCAACATCTCACTGAATGGTGGCTCATGGAGAGGGCCTATTGTTCCAGAAAAGATGATTCCAACTACTATATGGAACACCGACTCTATAAGTGCTCCTGGTAGTCTaaattttagtatttctaaGACAGATGACTCCACACGTCCTCCCATTCTCAATGCTTTGGAGATATATTCGGTAAAACAATTCTTACAATCACCAACTGGCCAAAATGAAG TTGATGCTATCAAGAAAATCAAGTCAGTGTACAAGGTGATGAAGAGTAGCTGGCAAGGAGATCCATGCATCCCCAGAGATTACTTATGGGATGGCCTGATCTGCAGTGACAATGGCTATGATGCTCCCAGTATCATCTCACT TTTGGATGGGAATCCGGATCTTTGTAAAACAAGCTCATGTAAGGGGAAGAATCTTATTGTTCCAATAGTTTCATGCGCCGTTTCCGTTCTGGTCCTCTTAGGTGTATTTGCCATCTTCTGGATCTACAAAAGGAAGCAACAACAAG GTGTAGTTGTTGCTTCCAAGCCTAATGATCCAGAAGAAAAGATAATGAGGCATAATAACAGGCACGTTAGTTACTCTGAGATTGTAAGCATCACTGGTAACTTCCAACAGGTGATTGGGAAAGGAGGGTTTGGAAAAGTTTATAGTGGCCATTTAAGTGATGGTACTCAAGTTGCTGTCAAGATGCTTTCATCTCCATCAACCCATGGGTCTAAGCAATGTAGGACTGAG GCTGAGCTGTTAACAAGAGTTCATCATAGAAACTTGGTTTCTCTACTCGGTTACTGTGATGAGAGTCCAAACATGGGGCTCATGTACGAGTACATGGCTAATGGGAATTTACAAGAGTGTTTGTCAGGTATCA ATGCATCCGTCTTGACTTGGGAACAAAGGCTTCGAATAGCAATAGATGCAGCACAAG CATTGGAATATTTGCACAATGGTTGCAAGCCACCAATAATCCACAGAGATGTTAAGACTGCAAACATTTTGTTGGATGAGAAATTGCAGGCCAAAGTAGCAGATTTTGGGTTGTCCAGATGCTTGCCCCCTGAAAATGGGAATTGTTTATCTGGGAGTAATTTTTCAACTGCAATATCTGGAACGCCTGGATACCTCGATCCCGA GTATTACACATCCTTAATGTTGGATGAGAAAAGcgatgtttatagctttgggATTGTTCTGTTGGAGCTTATCACTGGCCAGCTTCCGATAATAAAGCAGGGCGAAGAAAGCATGCTTCACATAGTCCAATGGGTCAGTCCCATTATTGAAAGGGGGGAGATTAGAGACATAGTAGATCAGAGGTTACAGGGAGATTTTGATATCAGTTCTGTCGGGAAAGCTATAGATATAGCAATGGCTTGTGTAACCTACAGCTCCACCACAAGGCCGACCATGAGTCATGTGTTGCTGGAATTAAAAGGCTGTTTGAACATTGAGATAGCCCCTGAAAGGACGCGGAGTATGGAGGAAGACAATGAGAAACAAGCAAACGATTCGCTTGAAATGATTTTTGTTAGCACAGAAATTCCAAAGGGTCCTCAGGAAAGGTAG